In a single window of the Sediminicoccus sp. KRV36 genome:
- a CDS encoding NAD-dependent epimerase/dehydratase family protein, which translates to MTNVSAMLGDPGFWRRKRVLVTGGAGFLGSNLCHALAGLGARVTALDAMLPDGGANPANLEGAGVMLVRGDLRDTELASLCQGVDVLFNMAAQTSHMGGQRDPVADIAINAVAQVRLIQVMRLAAPKASVIHASTRQFYGRPISLPVNELHPVNPPDANGVSKWAGEQYWMLENRVLHRPVVSLRLTNCYGPRLRIADARQTFLGIWIRRLLEADPFEVWGGEQLRDLAFVDDVTRAFLMAAEQADRAEVAGHVFNLGGAPPVSLLELAGLVIAANGGQGSFTTREFPADRAPIDIGSYHADDHAFRTATGWAPLTSLPDGLRLSLDWYRDRMSDYIFTDAPA; encoded by the coding sequence GTGACCAACGTGAGTGCGATGCTGGGTGATCCGGGCTTTTGGCGCCGGAAGCGGGTTCTGGTGACGGGTGGGGCGGGCTTCCTGGGCAGCAATCTTTGCCACGCCCTGGCAGGGCTTGGCGCACGCGTCACGGCGCTCGATGCCATGCTGCCCGATGGCGGCGCCAACCCCGCCAATCTGGAAGGGGCCGGCGTGATGCTGGTCCGCGGGGATCTGCGCGATACGGAACTCGCCTCGCTGTGCCAGGGTGTGGATGTGCTGTTCAACATGGCAGCGCAAACCAGCCATATGGGCGGCCAGCGGGACCCGGTGGCCGATATCGCCATCAATGCCGTGGCGCAGGTGCGGCTGATCCAGGTGATGCGCCTGGCCGCCCCCAAGGCCAGCGTGATCCATGCCTCCACCCGCCAGTTCTACGGCCGCCCCATCAGCCTGCCGGTGAATGAATTGCATCCGGTGAACCCGCCCGACGCCAATGGCGTCTCTAAATGGGCGGGCGAGCAATACTGGATGCTGGAAAACCGCGTCCTGCACCGCCCCGTCGTCTCGTTGCGGCTGACCAATTGCTACGGCCCGCGCCTGCGCATCGCCGATGCACGGCAGACCTTCCTCGGCATCTGGATCCGCCGCCTGCTGGAAGCGGATCCCTTCGAGGTCTGGGGTGGGGAGCAGCTGCGCGATCTCGCCTTCGTGGATGACGTGACCCGCGCCTTCCTGATGGCGGCCGAGCAGGCTGACCGGGCCGAGGTTGCGGGCCACGTGTTCAACCTGGGTGGCGCCCCGCCCGTCTCACTCCTGGAGCTTGCGGGCCTCGTCATCGCCGCCAATGGCGGGCAGGGCAGCTTCACCACGCGGGAATTCCCGGCCGACCGCGCGCCGATTGATATCGGCAGCTACCACGCCGATGATCACGCCTTCCGCACCGCCACGGGCTGGGCGCCGCTGACCTCGCTGCCGGACGGCCTGCGCCTCAGTCTCGACTGGTATCGGGACCGGATGAGCGACTACATCTTCACCGACGCACCTGCCTGA
- a CDS encoding potassium channel family protein, with translation MLMPARRRQALLSTGLTLGFMLLVAMGVADQGWTFAALALLIASLALGGLHLIFPHGLLFALGAANGLAIYVSLFVVIGRASFPDAADWSRSVAFLLPVLAFVLACWARRDELAGPASAEGGADLRHFPRFVRWLLPTGLIGIISLSTPINRASAEWQTLALILAMAGIAVIGVTAVGHIVRLLVDVSAILRRVGMRLRHLAVPVATYISLFALLSVGFACFYRIADGLSRSPIFLLMGEPGRLSFSDALHFSIVTLSTVGYGDIQPADDGIRLLAAIQMIMGQLLLLFGFAEIMRSHGGGTRETDK, from the coding sequence TTCATGCTGCTGGTGGCGATGGGGGTGGCGGATCAGGGCTGGACCTTTGCCGCTCTGGCCCTGCTGATCGCGAGCCTGGCGCTGGGCGGGCTGCATCTGATCTTTCCGCATGGGCTGCTCTTTGCGCTGGGGGCGGCCAACGGCCTTGCGATCTACGTCAGCCTCTTTGTGGTGATCGGCCGGGCTTCCTTCCCCGATGCCGCGGATTGGTCGCGCTCGGTCGCCTTCCTGCTGCCGGTCCTGGCCTTCGTGCTGGCCTGCTGGGCACGGCGAGACGAGCTTGCCGGGCCTGCCTCGGCCGAGGGCGGCGCCGACCTGCGGCATTTCCCGCGCTTCGTGCGCTGGCTGCTGCCGACCGGGCTGATCGGCATCATCTCCCTCTCCACGCCGATCAACCGCGCATCGGCTGAATGGCAGACGCTGGCGCTCATCCTGGCCATGGCCGGCATCGCCGTGATCGGCGTGACGGCGGTGGGGCATATCGTACGGCTGCTGGTGGATGTCTCGGCCATCCTGCGGCGGGTGGGGATGCGGCTGCGGCATCTGGCGGTGCCGGTGGCGACCTATATCAGCCTCTTTGCGCTGCTTTCTGTGGGGTTCGCCTGTTTCTACCGCATCGCCGACGGGCTTTCGCGCAGCCCGATCTTCCTGCTGATGGGCGAGCCGGGCCGGCTCTCCTTTTCGGATGCGCTGCATTTCAGCATCGTCACGCTTTCCACGGTCGGCTACGGGGATATCCAGCCGGCAGATGACGGAATCCGGCTGCTGGCCGCCATCCAGATGATCATGGGGCAGCTTCTGCTGCTGTTCGGCTTCGCCGAGATCATGCGCAGCCATGGCGGCGGCACGCGTGAGACGGATAAATGA